The following proteins are encoded in a genomic region of Solea senegalensis isolate Sse05_10M linkage group LG5, IFAPA_SoseM_1, whole genome shotgun sequence:
- the LOC122769119 gene encoding uncharacterized protein LOC122769119 isoform X2 codes for MDGPQVDDPLNGKMANETATTEKGREDKGKENERKYDKDMTLQIELQGLPAYITDKEILDKLHGWGVSAVSLIKRRMWPGTNIADGTRYLKVFIDRVRTFFISRCKLRTLASVDWQWAWLFGITNGTTDINKTTINIMLSFTRHTVFIARNYILHEDLHIDRWLLLTSTVKKSLQTTIYYIHKHFS; via the exons ATGGACGGACCTCAAGTTGACGACCCACTGAACGGAAAAATGGCAAATGAAAcggcaacaacagaaaaaggacGGGAAGATAAaggcaaagaaaatgaaagaaaatatgataaGGACATGACACTCCAAATTGAGCTACAAG GCCTCCCGGCCTACATCACGGACAAAGAAATTCTGGACAAATTACACGGATGGGGGGTCTCAGCGGTGTCACTGATAAAGAGGAGAATGTGGCCGGGGACCAACATCGCAGATGGGACAAGATACTTAAAG GTCTTCATCGATCGTGTCCGGACCTTCTTCATCAGCCGCTGTAAACTAAGGACACTGGCATCTGTGGATTGGCAATGGGCTTGGCTATTTGGAATCACTAACGGCACAACTGATatcaacaagacaacaatcaaCATCATGCTCTCCTTCACACGCCATACAGTTTTCATCGCCAGGAACTACATTCTACACGAAGATCTGCACATCGACAGATGGCTTCTCTTAACAAGCACAGTCAAAAAGTCACTTCAGACTACTATATactacatacacaaacatttttcgTGA
- the LOC122769119 gene encoding uncharacterized protein LOC122769119 isoform X1 codes for MDGPQVDDPLNGKMANETATTEKGREDKGKENERKYDKDMTLQIELQGTEKVTIMELLKCVRELCGGLMACRYTGENKYEVTMTNAIGKRRLLDGFKIGTTSVLANKLDNDELVVSFLGLPAYITDKEILDKLHGWGVSAVSLIKRRMWPGTNIADGTRYLKVFIDRVRTFFISRCKLRTLASVDWQWAWLFGITNGTTDINKTTINIMLSFTRHTVFIARNYILHEDLHIDRWLLLTSTVKKSLQTTIYYIHKHFS; via the exons ATGGACGGACCTCAAGTTGACGACCCACTGAACGGAAAAATGGCAAATGAAAcggcaacaacagaaaaaggacGGGAAGATAAaggcaaagaaaatgaaagaaaatatgataaGGACATGACACTCCAAATTGAGCTACAAGGTACGGAGAAAGTAACAATTATGGAACTTTTAAAGTGTGTGCGGGAGTTGTGTGGTGGCTTAATGGCCTGCCGCTACactggagaaaacaaatatgaagTCACAATGACCAACGCTATAGGGAAAAGAAGGCTCCTGGACGGCTTCAAAATCGGCACAACATCTGTTTTGGCAAACAAGCTTGACAATGACGAACTGGTGGTATCTTTCTTAGGCCTCCCGGCCTACATCACGGACAAAGAAATTCTGGACAAATTACACGGATGGGGGGTCTCAGCGGTGTCACTGATAAAGAGGAGAATGTGGCCGGGGACCAACATCGCAGATGGGACAAGATACTTAAAG GTCTTCATCGATCGTGTCCGGACCTTCTTCATCAGCCGCTGTAAACTAAGGACACTGGCATCTGTGGATTGGCAATGGGCTTGGCTATTTGGAATCACTAACGGCACAACTGATatcaacaagacaacaatcaaCATCATGCTCTCCTTCACACGCCATACAGTTTTCATCGCCAGGAACTACATTCTACACGAAGATCTGCACATCGACAGATGGCTTCTCTTAACAAGCACAGTCAAAAAGTCACTTCAGACTACTATATactacatacacaaacatttttcgTGA
- the me2 gene encoding NAD-dependent malic enzyme, mitochondrial: MLSRLRTTWSLRPCVSVCRWVHTKEKGKPLMLNPRTNKGMAFSLQERQILGIHGLLPPKVETQDIQAMRFQKNLKKMTDPLEKYIYLMGIQERNERLFYRVLMEDIEELMPIVYTPTVGLACTQYGHIFRRPKGLFISILDKGHVRSILDNWPETNVSAVVVTDGERILGLGDLGVYGMGIPVGKLCLYTACAGIRPEKCLPVVIDVGTNNETLLKDPMYMGLYQKRDRSQAYDDLIDEFMEAVVDKYGQDTLIQFEDFGNHNAFRFLRKYREKYCTFNDDIQGTASVALAGLLAAQRAVGKPITEHRVLFLGAGEAALGIANLIVMAMMEMGMSQSEARTKIWMYDKDGLLIKGRQQETDTNQEAFVHDCPGNVQSFLDAVNAIKPTAIIGVAGAGRLFTHDVIKAMAALNERPIIFALSNPTTKAECTAEDAYTLTDGRCLFASGSPFGPVTLSDGRVFTPGQGNNAYIFPGVALAVILSGVRHISDTVFLEAAKTLAEQLTDKELEEGRLYPPLSNIREVSVQMAVKVVEYVYAKGMAFRYPEPVDKNALIRSTAWNTNYDSFLPDTYDWPAVSYSPKAD; this comes from the exons ATGCTGTCCAGGCTGAGGACCACATGGTCCCTGAGgccctgtgtctctgtttgcAGATGGGTTCACACCAAAGAGAAGGGCAAGCCCCTCATGCTCAACCCTCGTACCAACAAA gGCATGGCCTTCTCTCTACAGGAGCGACAGATTTTGGGGATACATGGTCTGTTGCCGCCCAAAGTTGAGACTCAGGACATTCAGGCCATGCGTTTTCAGAAAAACCTTAAGAAAATGACTGATCCCCTTGAAAA GTACATCTACTTGATGGGCATCCAGGAAAGAAATGAGCGGCTTTTCTACAGGGTGTTGATGGAAGACATAGAGGAACTGATGCCAATCGTCTACACTCCCACTGTGGGCTTGGCCTGCACACAATATGGACACATCTTTAGAAGACCAAA AGGCTTGTTCATTTCCATTTTGGACAAAGGACATGTTCGCTCCATCCTGGACAACTGGCCAGAGACAAATGTTTCA GCAGTTGTAGTAACTGATGGAGAGCGTATTTTAGGATTGGGGGACCTGGGTGTTTATGGAATGGGCATCCCTGTTGGAAAACTTTGCCTGTACACAGCCTGTGCTGGCATTAGACCTGAGAAGTGTCTGCCTGTGGTGATAGATGTCGGCACTAACAATGAG ACTCTCCTTAAAGACCCAATGTACATGGGCCTGTACCAGAAACGAGACCGCTCTCAGGCCTACGATGATCTGATTGATGAGTTCATGGAAGCTGTGGTGGACAAATATGGACAAGACACATTGATCCAGTTTGAAGACTTTGGCAACCACAACGCCTTCCGCTTCCTCAGGAAGTACAGGGAGAAATATTGCACCTTCAATGATGATATCCAAG GCACTGCGTCTGTAGCACTTGCTGGTCTGTTAGCTGCTCAGAGAGCTGTTGGCAAACCCATCACTGAACACCGGGTGCTTTTCTTAGGAGCTGGAGAG GCTGCCCTTGGCATTGCTAATTTGATTGTCATGGCCATGATGGAAATGGGGATGTCTCAGTCTGAGGCCAGAACAAAGATCTGGATGTATGATAAAGATGGATTACTCATAAAG ggcagacaacaggaaacagacacCAATCAGGAGGCATTTGTCCATGACTGTCCAGGAAATGTACAAAGCTTCTTGGATGCTGTCAATGCCATTAAACCCACAGCTATCATTG GTGTGGCCGGAGCCGGGCGCCTGTTCACCCATGATGTCATTAAGGCCATGGCTGCCCTGAATGAGCGACCAATCATCTTTGCCCTGAGCAACCCAACCACTAAAGCAGAGTGCACGGCAGAGGATGCCTACACACTCACTGAT GGCAGATGTCTTTTTGCCAGTGGCAGTCCATTCGGTCCGGTGACTCTGAGTGACGGCCGCGTCTTCACTCCAGGACAAGGGAACAATGCTTACATCTTCCCAG GTGTGGCCCTGGCTGTGATCCTGAGTGGAGTGAGACACATCAGTGACACAGTATTCTTAGAGGCTGCCAAG ACTCTTGCAGAGCAGCTGACGGATAAAGAGCTGGAAGAAGGCAGACTCTATCCTCCACTGTCAAACATCAGAGAGGTCTCTGTTCAGATGGCAGTCAAG GTGGTGGAGTATGTCTATGCTAAGGGCATGGCTTTCCGCTACCCTGAGCCTGTGGACAAGAACGCTTTAATACGTTCCACAGCCTGGAACACCAACTACGACTCTTTCCTACCAGACACCTACGACTGGCCGGCTGTCAGCTACAGCCCCAAAGCTGACTAG